A window of Elgaria multicarinata webbii isolate HBS135686 ecotype San Diego chromosome 2, rElgMul1.1.pri, whole genome shotgun sequence contains these coding sequences:
- the LOC134392398 gene encoding rab9 effector protein with kelch motifs-like: MKRKTAAYSWKPVLPSKASPCDRFKHACCISSGFLYVHGGRQNTSLSDFWRYKIVSNEWERLDNSKDGPEELEEHTMVDYQGVLYIFGGMVDSAFTQKKNPLWMYDTDSTKWMECQLSAVEGEGAAPVNRKGHSAVIYRGSMYLYGGYIDLKGASQEFWSLCFDAKQWAPVPAISYGGSPGPRHGHTAVVYGNDMYLFGGLMGLSEQKDFWKWDFVAANWSTIRRSQGPPKVVGHSALIFEDSMLVFGGGVSNSRPSSTLWKYHFPTQMWKKLDSPTETSSKAYHCMLGIGYGFQMTADSPRMSPSYLHSKEKGCSKLVAISKQHVCFCDYMDWTPKYQPFSNEDGTEIEMTTFCQSQEQPGFCSAQTTSNAQLSENEAAGILSRKEKNSYLNPLQEKEFATIDLIETEASFSYLGPDSMDNSQSSAVLLLVGGKPLSSSSAISFWQMEL; this comes from the exons atgaaaagaaaaacagcagcatatTCATGGAAGCCAGTACTACCGAGCAAAGCTTCTCCATGTGATCGATTCAAGCATGCCTGCTGTATTAGTAGTGGGTTCCTTTATGTTCATGGTGGCCGGCAAAACACTAGCTTGAGTGACTTCTGGAGGTACAAGATAG TGAGTAATGAATGGGAGAGGCTGGACAATTCAAAAGATGGCCCAGAAGAATTGGAAGAGCACACAATGGTGGATTACCAG GGTGTTCTCTATATCTTTGGTGGAATGGTAGATTCTGCTTTCACACAGAAGAAGAATCCTCTCTGGATGTATGATACTG attCAACCAAGTGGATGGAGTGCCAACTCTCAGCAGTGGAGGGTGAG GGAGCAGCTCCTGTTAATCGGAAGGGCCATAGCGCCGTTATTTACAGGGGCAGCATGTACCTGTATGGTGGATACATTGACCTTAAGGGTGCTTCCCAAGAATTCTGGAGCTTATGTTTTG ATGCAAAACAGTGGGCCCCTGTACCAGCCATATCGTATGGTGGCAGTCCAGGTCCCCGTCATGGTCACACGGCTGTGGTTTATGGCAACGACATGTACTTGTTTGGAGGGCTGATGGGGCTGAGTGAGCAAAAGGACTTCTGGAAGTGGGATTTCGTGGCTGCCAACTGGTCTACTATCAGAAGGAg CCAGGGGCCTCCCAAAGTGGTGGGACACTCTGCTTTAATCTTTGAAGATTCTATGCTGGTGTTTGGTGGAGGAGTTTCTAATAGTAGGCCAAGCAGTACTCTGTGGAAATACCATTTTCCAACTCAAATGTGGAAAAAACTGGATAGCCCAACAGAGACTTCATCCAAAGCTTACCATTGCATGTTGGGGATTGGATATGGTTTCCAGATGACTGCCGATTCTCCAAGGATGTCACCCAGCTATTTGCATTCAAAGGAAAAAGGCTGTTCGAAGCTAGTGGCTATCTCTAAGCAGCATGTCTGTTTCTGTGACTATATGGACTGGACGCCGAAGTACCAGCCATTCAGCAACGAAGATGGAACAGAAATAGAAATGACAACCTTTTGCCAGTCTCAGGAGCAGCCAGGATTCTGTTCAGCCCAAACCACTTCTAATGCACAACTGAGTGAAAATGAAGCAGCAGGCATATTGTCCAGGAAAGAGAAAAACTCGTACCTCAACCCTTTACAGGAAAAGGAGTTTGCCACCATTGACCTGATCGAGACAGAAGCAAGCTTCAGTTATCTGGGACCTGACAGTATGGACAATAGCCAGTCCTCTGCTgtgctgctgcttgttggaggCAAACCTTTGTCTAGTTCTTCTGCAATCTCATTTTGGCAAATGGAACTGTAA